One genomic segment of Gossypium arboreum isolate Shixiya-1 chromosome 3, ASM2569848v2, whole genome shotgun sequence includes these proteins:
- the LOC108479224 gene encoding pumilio homolog 5 — MATESPMRMIESSGATKWRTSKDALVFDSQLKDMEVEELTMLLKGQKIRGDQTDTVPNRSGSAPPSMEGSFTALGNLLAQKNTSLTSSLANLSSVIDKCESEEQLRSHPAYFAYYCSNINLNPRLPLPLISHENRRLARHIGGFGSNWRATSVDDSGNGSLPFYRTSLTTHKEEVEDDRSSPIQALDKWAEDSNEPLLEQDLATFPGRHKSLVDLIQEDFPRTPSPVYSQSRSSGITTADEPIDHDVNAISSNFSSINSSSKVPESVVHSSDACMDTNAPDAHAISLIPHKDSSETSIQSSQCPEQVVRLSTSSKNDTNVKDAKSDADSSGDVSQSVILSTVESRMRQKQEAQQSHGRNMPQEYYSSIQPASPHQAQGLPAQASSQGLSHLYSHSRFSSVASQPLLHSSGLTLPMYATAAPYMTSANPLYANFQPSGLYASQYNIGGYPLNPAFLPPFMGGYPSHAAISLPFDSTASGSSFNNRTYGASTGENTPHTSDLQHLGHFYGQHGLVLPPSLVDPLHMQYLPHSFSSTYGASVQHGHLSSTGASGGQIDSFVQKESSGAAYIGDPKVQPPINGRLSIPNPGKVGSIGGGFYGGHHSMGVIAQYPTSPVASPLMPSSPVGGMTPLGRRNETRFPPKAGPYSAWQGQRVSSFEDSKRHSFLEELKSSNARKFELSDIFGRIVEFSVDQHGSRFIQQKLEHCCIEDKEFVYKEVLPHASRLMTDVFGNYVIQKFFEHGSCEQRNELSDQLVGNMLNFSLQMYGCRVIQKALEVIDLDKKTRLVQELDGHVMKCVRDQNGNHVIQKCIECIPTDRIGFIISAFRGQVATLSTHPYGCRVIQRVLEHCSNKLQSKCIIDEILDAAYDLSQDQYGNYVTQHVLERGKPHERSHIISKLTGKIVQMSQHKYASNVVEKCLEYGDVAEREHLVEEIIGQSDENDSLLTMMKDQFANYVVQKVLEVSNDRQRELLLDRVRVHLNALKKYTYGKHIAARFEQLLGEESDASASGH; from the exons ATGGCAACTGAGAGCCCGATGCGAATGATAGAAAGTAGTGGGGCCACAAAGTGGCGCACTTCAAAGGATGCTTTAGTATTTGATTCACAGTTGAAGGATATGGAAGTAGAGGAGTTGACAATGCTTTTGAAAGGACAAAAAATCCGTGGAGATCAAACAGATACAGTGCCAAATCGAAGTGGGAGTGCTCCACCAAGTATGGAAGGTTCATTTACAGCACTTGGAAACCTTTTGGCTCAAAAGAACACTAGCCTGACTTCAAGCCTGGCAAATTTGAGCAGTGTCATTGACAAGTGTGAGTCTGAGGAGCAACTGCGTTCTCATCCAGCTTATTTTGCTTACTATTGCTCCAACATTAACTTAAATCCAAGGCTTCCACTGCCCCTCATCTCACATGAAAACCGACGCTTGGCACGCCATATTGGTGGTTTCGGTAGTAACTGGAGAGCAACATCTGTGGATGATAGTGGCAATGGGTCGTTACCTTTTTATCGAACTTCACTCACTACACATAAGGAGGAAGTTGAGGATGATAGATCATCCCCTATACAAGCTTTAGACAAGTGGGCAGAAGATAGTAATGAGCCTTTGCTTGAACAAGACTTAGCAACTTTCCCTGGTCGCCACAAGAGTTTGGTTGATCTGATACAG GAAGACTTCCCCCGCACCCCTTCACCTGTGTATAGTCAGTCACGTTCATCAGGCATCACCACAGCAGATGAACCAATAGATCATGATGTTAATGCCATCTCGTCAAATTTTTCTTCCATTAACTCTTCTTCAAAAGTACCTGAATCGGTCGTGCATTCTTCTGATGCCTGCATGGATACAAATGCCCCGGATGCTCATGCTATTAGTTTGATACCCCACAAGGATTCTTCAGAGACCTCTATTCAGAGCTCGCAATGTCCTGAACAGGTGGTTAGATTATCAACATCTTCAAAAAATGATACCAATGTGAAAGATGCTAAGTCAGATGCGGATTCCTCTGGTGATGTTTCACAGTCTGTCATACTTTCCACTGTAGAGTCCAGAATGAGGCAAAAACAAGAAGCACAGCAGTCTCATGGAAGGAATATGCCTCAAGAATATTATTCATCCATTCAACCAGCTTCTCCACATCAGGCCCAAGGACTTCCAGCACAGGCCAGTTCTCAAGGATTGAGCCATCTGTATAGCCATTCTAGGTTCTCTTCTGTGGCATCACAACCATTATTGCATTCTTCTGGACTCACGCTTCCCATGTATGCAACAGCAGCACCATATATGACTTCTGCAAACCCACTTTATGCCAATTTTCAGCCATCTGGTCTATATGCTTCACAATACAATATCGGTGGATATCCATTGAATCCTGCATTTCTTCCCCCATTTATGGGTGGATACCCTTCTCATGCTGCTATTTCTTTGCCATTTGACTCTACTGCTTCTGGTTCAAGCTTCAATAATCGAACTTATGGTGCTTCAACTGGGGAAAACACTCCTCATACAAGTGATTTACAGCATCTTGGCCACTTCTATGGGCAGCATGGATTAGTGCTGCCACCTTCCTTAGTCGATCCACTTCATATGCAATACCTCCcacattcgtttagcagcacataTGGTGCTTCTGTTCAGCATGGTCATTTGTCATCAACTGGTGCTTCTGGGGGCCAAATTGATTCTTTTGTGCAGAAAGAGTCAAGTGGTGCTGCTTATATTGGAGATCCAAAAGTTCAGCCTCCTATTAATGGGAGGCTAAGCATTCCAAATCCTGGGAAAGTTGGAAGTATTGGTGGTGGCTTTTATGGAGGTCACCACAGCATGGGTGTTATTGCCCAATACCCTACATCACCAGTTGCTAGTCCGCTGATGCCATCATCACCGGTAGGTGGAATGACTCCTCTAGGTCGCAGAAATGAAACTAGGTTTCCTCCAAAAGCAGGACCTTATTCTGCATGGCAAGGACAGAGAGTCAGCAGCTTTGAGGACTCCAAAAGGCATTCCTTTCTCGAAGAACTGAAATCCAGCAATGCCCGAAAATTTGAGCTCTCTGATATATTTGGTCGTATAGTTGAATTCAG TGTTGATCAACATGGGAGTCGATTTATCCAGCAGAAGCTGGAGCATTGCTGTATTGAGGACAAGGAGTTTGTTTACAAAGAAGTCCTTCCGCATGCTTCAAGATTAATGACTGATGTTTTTGGTAATTACGTCATTCAAAAG TTCTTTGAGCATGGGAGTTGCGAGCAGCGAAATGAACTTTCTGATCAACTGGTTGGAAATATGTTAAACTTTAGTCTGCAAATGTATGGTTGTCGTGTGATACAGAAG GCGTTGGAAGTGATTGATCTTGATAAAAAAACCCGACTTGTCCAGGAGCTTGATGGTCATGTTATGAAATGTGTACGTGATCAAAATGGGAATCACGTCATACAAAAGTGTATAGAGTGTATCCCTACTGATAGAATTGGGTTTATTATTTCGGCATTTCGTGGTCAAGTTGCCACCCTTTCTACTCATCCCTATGGTTGTCGTGTCATTCAG AGAGTTTTGGAGCATTGTTCAAACAAACTGCAAAGCAAATGCATCATTGATGAAATTTTGGATGCTGCTTACGACCTTTCTCAAGATCAGTATGGAAATTATGTTACACAG CATGTTTTGGAGAGGGGAAAGCCGCATGAAAGGAGCCACATTATTAGCAAGTTGACTGGGAAAATTGTACAAATGAGTCAACATAAATATGCATCAAATGTTGTTGAGAAGTGCTTGGAGTATGGTGATGTTGCTGAACGAGAGCATTTGGTTGAGGAGATAATCGGACAGTCTGATGAAAATGACTCTTTATTG ACTATGATGAAGGACCAATTTGCAAATTATGTGGTCCAGAAGGTTCTTGAAGTAAGCAATGATAGGCAACGGGAACTATTACTGGATCGTGTAAGAGTTCATCTTAATGCTTTGAAGAAATATACTTACGGGAAACACATTGCTGCTAGGTTTGAGCAACTGCTTGGTGAAG AAAGCGATGCCTCAGCCTCGGGGCATTAG